GATATTCCATTGGTTACTGAACAAAGTTTTGGAAGGCTTTCGAACTTGGAAGagtttctctatttgtttgctTTTGGAATGGATACAACGATCTTTGCAATTGAGGTTGTTGAtagaatatgattggtttatatgattatatatatgtacaacTACCTTCTCAGTTTTCCcatttcttattattagtctacCAGTGTAAGCCTCTTTTCTAAATTCATTTTAAAAAGATcaagttttataaaataaaagaaaaaaccaaaactgaaccgaaaaaaccaaaagaaaatcaaaccgaaccgaagttttggttcggtttcggttttggcaaaacaCCAAACCGAATGAAACCACACCCACCCTTAGGGACGTCTATGATAATTCGTGCTGTTCTTTAGGAAcgttgacattcttatctcTCCCTAGCAgcaggaagactgtctcattgaAGTGATAATATGCTAAATTAAGCTATGAAGAGATCGCTTGCAATGGCATaggagaatcataatcgacatTGATTCACAATGTTTTTGTGAGGACCCATAGTTTTAACCTTTTTAGGGATTCTTTGATATAACATGAGAGAACACtaagctctctctttctctctagagAGGTTAGCTAAATGGGAGAAGAAGTTAGCATTTCCTTCCTTCCATATCACTCGTCTTCTTCCTTCCATTATCATTGGTGTTGAAAATTAGAGGCCTCCAACTTTGGTGGCTTTTAGGGATTCTATTCTTCCATTCAAATCCAAGAAGACAAGGAGTTAAGAAGCGAATTTCTTCCATCTAtatccatggagccaaggatCAAGGATGCAAAGCCTTGAAGGCTCTCTcatgggtgattaacctttgctaagcaaagatGTTCTTCAAAGGTATAACAAATTTAACCTCTtattttgatttgagttgagtcttggttcacaactactaggctttgaattaatgggtaaagtttttgtttttgagtgcatatgCTTTAGCTTCCgtcatttaattattaaatgctATATGTATATTGCTCAAAATAAACTTAGtttatacaatttttttcttcaagaagAAGGAAAGGCATAAAGCAAGTACTGGGAACCACGAGATTAGACAGTTCTGATTACGCTTTGACCCGTAATGCTTTGGGCTAGGATGCTAAAGAGATGGCTAGGTTGTTTAATCATAGCTAGATAGCCAAGACAGACGTCGATTTCCTCTGTCAAACTTAACAGTAATCTTGGTTGGAAAAGGAATTGGATGAGGCTTACATTACTGCCACTTCACTAGAAGATCAAGGTTATGTCAAAATTGAAATACCAGAGGCACTTCCTCTTTGCCATATAGTTCAAATCATTTAACTCTAAAGAGACCAAGGAAGAGCTTGGACTGGAATTAATCCATCTATCAATAGCATTCTTAATCCTAAACAAATTATCAACTAGATTGCTAACTCCAGATGATTCGTCACTCAAAGAACTTACCTTTTGAACTTGCCCCATACTGTTCTTAATTCTCCTCCAATCATGGACCATATCAGCTTTAGGTACCCACTTGTTCTTTGAACCTTTGACAAACTTTTTATACGGTCTTTCATCCTTCATTGTTTCTCCACTTATGCGCTTGTCCGCCTTCATTCTCCATCAAGGAATCACAGCCATCCAACCTTCATCATCTTGTGCTTTCTCCTCCACTCTTTGTCCAACctccaaattttctaaattCTCCTTCTCCATGTTGACAACGAAGGGAAAGTACATCATTACATCCTTGCGCAGACTAGACTTAATATCCTCTGGGTAAATCAATAGTTCATCATCAAACACCTTATCTATTATAAAACATCCATCTTCAACTTCAACTTTAGGGGACAAATGATGCTCTATCATTCTTCTACCACAGTAGAAACAAATTTCGAACAACTTCTCATAGCTAATAAAAATAGGATTATCCTCATCCTTATTAACAATCATGACTCTCTTTAATGGATATCTTAGATCCACCTAAATtaaaactttcatgaaaagaTCATTGAGACCAAGAGTGATCTCGTACACTCTAATAACCTTGGCAATTGGTTGTGTGATATCTTTGATATTATCTTCCATTGTACTGCATTGGTACCCTTGGTAGCCTGGCCACAACACCAACATGGAAATAACATCCACATCTCGGAACTGTGTAGTCCAACGCTCTAAGTGGAAGATTTGACCTTGTACGTATCATGGTCTATTCTCAAGTACATACAACAATATAGGCTTAGCTTCCAATTGGTAAAACGAGCATCTAGGTGTTGCCCAAACATTTTACCTATGAGGACGGttgaatattttaataatataatgtaatgtaatatatatatatatatatatatatatatatatatatggggctGTTTGTCAGAAGATGAGTTGGGTCATTCACCCAACAATCACATTCTTTGACAGTAAACATTGCACCTTTTATTGTTTGACGGAAAAACATGATGCATCCCGAATAGATGCATTCCCTTTCCAACAGAAGTGATTATTGGCAATTTACCTCTTGTATCAAACATATCCATTAGAAACATTGCTGCAATGTTTAGTTGTATCTCATGATGAAATGGCACACCCAAAACCAAAGGATATGTCTAAAAGGTAcaattctctctatatatattggTAACATTAGTAGAAGAGAATtcattcagaaatttgttgtctacataatatctttgctctcttttctctcttcatcacattcatacaatttctttctagttatttctaagggaatataattcggttttgctaatcgaatattttatactttgttgtatcctggaagttATTTGacaagaaccctttagcaaactcattcgagtgggggcaaataacactttaaggaaacgattcaagtcgtacctcaaagtcattatTCGGATTATTCTCCATAATTCTACATTTACTCTAACAGACTCAGCTCTGCATAAACTCAACATTGATTAAAGAGCACAAATTAGTATTGACTCTTGTAACTTCTTTCTCCATCGTGAATGTATTCTTGCCTTTCTCAAGAACTACAGGTCGTTGTCTAGGTTGAGGGACTGGAAAAGGGTTTGCCCAACTTGGGACATATTGGTTAGCACAGGTTCTAGGTCTTCTTGTGGTAAGAGAGGTGGAAGCAGTGACTTGGGGGTTTGACCTGGTTGAAATAAGTGGTAAAAGAAGCTTAGAAAAGAAAGGTTGTgaggagatggtaagaaatgaGAACCAGTCTCTCAATAAATAGACTATGCTCGGAGGAATCCAACCGTCGAAGAAAAGTAAACAAATTGCTAAAGGGCAGACAATAATTAGGAAAGAAGCGCAATGAATGGTGCCAATAAGTGGCTGCATAGCCCTAATGATGGATTTTCCACTTTGAAATTCAGAAGAAAGCAATTTTTGGCTCCCAAAACTATTTGAAAACCAAACAGTTGCCCTATAAGGCAAAATAAATCTCGAGTTAACCAAAACTTGATAGTAACACGCATAATCAACCGAAACTTGATAGTAACACGCATAATCAAACCCAGGAAACTAAACCAACATATATAAAAAAGCAAATCCCACAAAAAAACTATCTCGATTAACCAACCACATCACTCCTGAAAACCAACAAGCAAAGGACATGAaccaagaaaaccctaatgatggAACCCTGTCAACTTGCTTGAGCATTAAACCAGTACCTCTATACTTAACTGACATACGGATATTCAAATCCTTTTCGGAGACCCAGAATCTAAACGTAATGACAGGATACTGCAAAAGCCTAATTATTAAAGATTAACATTAGCTTAAAGATTAACCTaatccaataaataaaaaataatattgctTAGTGCAAAAGCATCTATTAACATTATAATTCATATCAGCAAGTATCTCCCTAATTCCATATTTCGATTTTTAAGGAAAAGAACAAAAACGTGTttttgatatatatttttttctttttaaacgaAAATTTGGGTTACTGAGAGACAAATCAACAATATTCTTAAATTAGACCGTATGGGGGGAAGTGATAGTTACACTTCACCAAACAAGTCATGCTGTTGTCTTGTCGTATTGGCCTTCAAACCATGTTATTTTGTattcatgtttttgtttttgtttttttttttttttttttgaacaaacgatattctacactaagagaaatgatggccttagtctcacaatgggctagtaataatgtgattcaaattcgccttttggcaagaatcgaacttaagatctcCACTTACAAGTGGAGACaaataccactagactataATACTAAGTTATGTATTGATGTTAAATACTAGTAAActctaagggtgcgtttgttgcaccggactatctcagactggactagcttcagggactaagctggactggcttagactagactaagctggactaacttagtgaagcgtttggtgcagtgtcggactaaaaagaagaataatagCAAACtacaatattatattttttaattcatatctaataatattatattaattaattctaccTTTTTTATTCTAATaaaactctccctctctctgtgGAAGCCTCATCCTTTTCTCCCTCTTTATCTCCCTCGTTCTCTCCGTCCCACTCTCTCCTTCCTGCCCTCTTTTTTTCCGATTAAttgccaaattttttttctgcaaaacGAAGAATCGAGCTTGGTTTTTCAGGTTTTTGTTCGGTGCAAGATTACAACTGGAGAGAGCTTTCCAAGTCCGTGGATTCAATCGGAGCCGCAAGCCTGTGGAGCGGCGGAACCAGCCTGCAACAATGCCTGGCAAGCTGTCCGGCAATGAGTCGGGGTTTGTGGAGTCGGGGAAGTGAGAGAAGGCGATGGCTTGGATTTCTTGGATTCGTTTCCGTCAAACCCAAAATTGCAGATTTGGAGATCTTCTGAgatgaagaagagggaggaggagagagagagagtcagagAAAGGGACCGCAAGTTGTCGTTCAAGCCTGGGGTGAAGCGAAGCAACATGAGGTGAAGAGAAGAACAGAAGCGGGACTACAAATCCCCTCGTTTTTGGTGGCTCTCGCTAAGCCCACCTAGCGAAGGATTTAGTCGGCACGAGTCCGGCTTAATCCCATTAAACACAATCCCAATTTACACCAAACACAGGACTACTGATTCTAGCTTAGTAGTCCAGTCCAGTGAAACTTAAGTCGGCCAAACAAACGTGCCCTAATAACTTTGttaaggttttttattttttatttttttaaggaaactaCTTTGTTAGGGTATTTTGTAAACAGCACCAGAACAAAAAATATGTCATGTGGAAACGTGACTTCAACCAATAACCACCACCAATGGTCTAACGATGGCTTCAACAACTTGCAAGGTACCCAAAAACTTGTGCTATTACTTTTTAAATGGATTGCAAATTCAAAGTATTTAGACTAATATTTCATACATTAACTTATTAGGTCTAAGAGGTTTCTAATTCGGGCTTTTTTTTTATGAGCTAGTTTGGTATtattatgctttaaaaaaaagaaaaaaaaactgcttctactactattttttgggtaaattacatagtaattCCTTAGGTTTGAgatctattacaaccccatacaacatctttaaaatatttcactttcatacctcacgtactattttatttcaaaataatacctccattacatttccatccattgatccgttaagcgcTGACATGgctaccacatttgtgccacgtgactgccaaatgtgtgccacgtggcaaaaaaaaaaaacctgaatttaaaaaaaaaaaaaactaaaacaaaaactgaaacaCCCGCACCCAACGAACACACAAACcttccacccccccccccccaacaacAAAACCAAACAGGGATGGAGCCATAAATTTCTTCTAGTGGAGGCAACCGAAAACAACTAAGAAAACCTTATTATAGTATGGTTATACACAATATGATATTAAGAATGGGTTCAAATGATGACGTATCACAATtccaatgttacaaaaatttcaatatagtagTGGAAAGTGGAAAGTGTAaaagtgatgagaaaaatataaggaaaactaatgaaaagggcttgaaaactttgagttttaatgataaggacaaaataaagggtaaagtgaatagtaccaggattgactttttagtgtaaaaatgtggttttttgttaaagtgaacagtaccgggtgtttttcgttaaagttcccaaaaatatAAGTACATGACAGGCAGGAGGGGGTTTTTTCGGTTTGAATGACAGAACAAGAGCACTAttgctcatataatatttgatatggaGTATAAGTAGAATGAATGTATGTTGAATATTAGATTATTTTCTTCAAAGATAACCCGTGTATATTATACAATTGTAGTCTGCAACTAAACTAACAAATTACTTGAGTGGGGGCATCTGCCCCCAGTGAGCCTTCATCTGCCCCCAGTGGGCCTCGGCCGGCTCCAACAACGAGGTAtgtattcaaattttgaattttttcgaTGCTTGGTtggtgtaagatcccacatcgcccagtggagtgatccttatatgtatattctcatccctacctagcaagaggccttttgggagctcactggcttcgggttctattggaactccgaagttaagcgagttcgtgcgagagcatgcccaggatgggtgacccactgggaagttctcgtgtgagttcccagaaacaaaatcgtgagggcgtggtcgaggcccaaaacaggcaatatcgtgctacggtggagtcgagctcgggatgtggtgggggcccgagcggggatgtgacaattggtatcaaagcctaaccttggccgtggtgtgccgacgaggttGTCGGCCctttaaggggggtggattgtaagatcccacatcactcaggggagtgatccttatatgtatattctcatccttacctagcatgaggccttctGGGTGTTCACTGGTTTCAGGTTCTattggaactccaaagttaaaagagtagcgcacgagagcaatcccatgatgggtgacccactgggaagttctcatgtgagttcccagaaacaaaaccttgagggcatagtcggggcccaaagtggacaatatcgtgctacagtggtggagcgggcctgggatgtggtggaccccaggccgggatgtgacagttgGTGGTGGTCTGGATGGAGTTAGGTTTGCTAAGGATGGACGAGAGGGAGAAGAAATGGGTGGGTTGCAATGAAGAAGGggttggggaagatgaagatggtttttttctttttttttctgggttggagGTTGGGCTtgagtgggggggggggggagataGGAAGATGGGTGCGCGGAGGTGGTGAAGGATGGGTGCGAAGATGGATGTGGAGGATGGGTGGGAgtggttttgggtttgggttgCAGGGAGGGACAACGGATGGGGAAGATGATGAAGGGATGGGGTTTCGGCGGGCGGGGGGAAGGGGTGGGGTGATGGGATCTGGgttttctaagtttttttttttggttgaagatttatgttttttttttaatttaaaaattatttttttagccACGTGGCGCACATTTGGCagtcacgtggcacaaatgtggcagccacgttagCGCTTAATGGATCaatagatggaaaatgtaacagagatattattttgaaataaaatagtaagtgtggtatgaaagtgaaatgttttaaaaatgttgtatgaggtttTAATAAATCTCAAACCTGAtaggttactatgtaatttaccctactCTTTTTTAACGGATTGCAAAGTCAAAGTATACTGGAGTCATTTGTTATTTTAGTCATTCTCAGTGGCcttgttttggtttttctagAAAAAATCCCCTTGTTTATCATCTTCCTTCATCTTTCTCTTACTGTAATAAACGCTCCCAAATTATGTCAGCTTTGTAAAAactccaaaacaaaaataaaataaaatctaggACTAAATAAAATTCCAAAGAAATCATCGACTACAAATTTCTCTCTCTTGGTGGTACCCATTtatttatgtatatattcaCCTTTGCTCTCTTCTCAATTCTCTAAAAATATATGCAAGCCATTTTTCAACACAAAACCATTCTTAATTCTTCTCTAAAATACCCAATAAACCTAAAACCTTCATTTTCCTCGTCATTTCTTCACAATGGAGGACAAAAATTACATTGAGAATATTCTTTGCTGTGGAGATCaatcagaagaagaagaagaagatgcagAAGAAGCACTCTCTCTCTGCGACCTTCCGCTGGACAATATCCATGATCAAGTCAATGAATTCCACGACATGTCCTCCAAGCACCTACACGCTCGTCGTTCTTCCGCTGATCAGTTTTTCGAGTTCTTCAGCGAGTTCAGCACCGACAGCTTCATGTGTTCGGCCGAAGACATCATCGTCTGTGGGAAACTCATACCCTTCAAAGATCACGCAAATGAAGCCCCTCAGAAGACCTGTACTAACAATggttatcacaaaaaaaattcatcttTCCGAAGGAGGTCGGAGTCACTGCCCGGGTTACAAAGCTCGGTAGCAAGATCAAGCAGCACAAAGAATCAGATCATGATAAGAAACAGCAGATCATTGGattatcaaaagcttcaccgGAAATCCTCGATGGTCTCCCCGACCCCCGCAGAGATGGAGAGGATTTCTTCCGTGAAGAGTGTTGGAAAATACGATAAGAAGTGTGGTAACAAGCCAAAGTGGTTTTTACTCATGTTTGGGATTGTGAGGTTTCAGGCTGAGATGGACCTCAGCGATATCAAGAACCGGCAGATTCGACGAAACCCTTCCACGCTCTTCCGCAGTGAAGCCCCTGACAATCGGAGCTCCGGTAAGGGCTCTTGGAAACTGCTCAAGGTATTGAGCTGCAAGGACCATGCAAGTGTTGCTGCAAAGATGCCGCACTGTACACAAGCGTGAGAGGCAATTTCTGATCACGTGTCATGCGTGCATTGTAATATCATGTCCCTAGTCCCCTAACCCATGAATATGATTATATGATTATATGATTTTAGGTAAATATTCTTTTGTCACATGGTTTGATATAATATGTTAGCAAATTGTCAATTCGAAAcacaatttaaacaaaaaagtaTTGTATCAACGATTCACACTGACAGTTTATTAACTAATGTGCTAGACAATGTCACAAGAGAACTTTTTTTTATGCTGATTTGATTTGCATGAGAGGGGCAAAATGGTCACTAAAATTCTGGGTTTGCTTGGAAGTCAGGTTAACGTAGAATAGCCTTGTCTGACGATGGTGCCCCTCTCACTCTTAGTAATTGAGGATGAAGAGGAGCAGGTTTTGGTTGTCAGGTGGCCACAGAAATACGAAAAGAATGAATATCACGAGAATCCGATTACGACATTAAATTCTCGcgtttttgtttttactttatttatttgttcATTGTAGTGTTAATATTTTTATGATGCTCGTAATTAGCAAGTCCAAGCTTATATATATGAAGGGTATTAAACTATAAATATCCACAATGTTAGCTAATCGAATGTTTCCTTTCGGGTACATCTATTAGGCCGACAATATGGTATGACCCAACTTAGTTAGCAAGAACATCATGAATTATGGTATATACATCGAAACATTAGTTTTACCACATGTTTAAAGGCAAGTTGGCCAGGTACTTACATTTAAGACGTGAAAAAAGTTCTCTCTTCGAGAAAATATGTTCTAATATGCTTTACCAAATATTGTTTGAAATAAGTGTAAGGATCAATAATTTCCGACCCGTACGAAAGACGTAACGATCTGGACACAGTCTCGAAAAGAAGTTCAGTGAAATAGACATGTCTGTGAAGATACATAGAAAATATGTTCTAATATGATTTACCCAATTTCAGTACTGCTAATGTGAACTCATATCGTTTCGAATATGACCCTTTTTGTATTTGCGGGCAATCAATCTAGATAAATGTGTATGCAAAATAATCAAATTCCATATTTTGTCAAAGTGAAAAATTGTATTCATACTTCAGTCAAAGAGACAAATATAAATTTGATGCATCTACCAAACTTGGTTAAAATAAATCTTACGAATAGAAAATGTTTTTCATTCGAATTTGAGTGCATAGATGAAAGGGTACTGTCCTAGACAATCATGTCtacaatatataaaaataatgctTTGAGTTTTTGTATGAGTTTCGCAAAGCGTCTTAAATAAAGGAAAATCCAAGTTATAATTGTTTTAAGCCATATCATAAGTTTCCATTGATCCTACTTATTCTCAATGAATGctaaataattatattttagcATGCGAAGCAAAGGAGGGATTAGTGATCGCACCGCCCATGCTATAAATCATTACCCTTGTATTATAGTGTCACCATTACTAATGCCGACCATATAATAGCTTCTTTTtttcgttctttttttttttaataaaattgatattttcatgGCTGCATAAACACAGAGTTCGAATAGCTTGTGGGAGCAGGAGACGccttattaaaaattaaaaaattaaaaaattaaaataaaaaattcttcaGCAGCTTGCTCACCAATTACAATTACTTAATATTCTCTATATCAGTATCAATGAATGGAGATAACCAAAGTGGTTCCATCTCTATCCATGTATTAAATCCTCCATTACTAAGTTCATGTTTTACGATTCATGAGCCACCATATTGCCTTCGCGTCATTGCCaccggcaaaaaaaaaaattgaatcaatTCTTCAAATCATCA
The nucleotide sequence above comes from Malus sylvestris chromosome 16, drMalSylv7.2, whole genome shotgun sequence. Encoded proteins:
- the LOC126608435 gene encoding uncharacterized protein LOC126608435, whose product is MEDKNYIENILCCGDQSEEEEEDAEEALSLCDLPLDNIHDQVNEFHDMSSKHLHARRSSADQFFEFFSEFSTDSFMCSAEDIIVCGKLIPFKDHANEAPQKTCTNNGYHKKNSSFRRRSESLPGLQSSVARSSSTKNQIMIRNSRSLDYQKLHRKSSMVSPTPAEMERISSVKSVGKYDKKCGNKPKWFLLMFGIVRFQAEMDLSDIKNRQIRRNPSTLFRSEAPDNRSSGKGSWKLLKVLSCKDHASVAAKMPHCTQA